From Chloroflexota bacterium, a single genomic window includes:
- a CDS encoding PhzF family phenazine biosynthesis protein: MPSSPLPLFLVDAFADRPFAGNAAAVCLLDAPADPGWMAAVAGELQQAATAFVYEQGEGFGLRWFVPGRELQLCGHGTLAAAHVLWEAGQLWPDAPAQFQTASGLLSARRDADAIALDFPAEPVQPLDPPDGLLEALGVEARALARGTFDLLVEVESEAAVRAIQPDFSRLRQIDARGIIVTAAADGQQTLSQPTMGHAPNGQPVDFVSRFFAPRVGIDEDAVTGSAHCLLGPYWQRKLGRDALVGYQASARGGTVRVQVNGPRVTLCGRAITVMSGSLVPPPAD, encoded by the coding sequence ATGCCCTCGTCCCCGCTACCGCTGTTCCTCGTCGATGCCTTCGCCGATCGTCCGTTTGCCGGCAACGCTGCCGCCGTCTGCCTGCTGGACGCCCCAGCCGATCCTGGCTGGATGGCCGCCGTCGCTGGAGAGCTCCAGCAAGCTGCCACGGCCTTTGTCTACGAGCAGGGTGAGGGGTTTGGGCTCCGCTGGTTTGTGCCGGGCCGAGAGCTCCAGTTGTGCGGACACGGCACGCTGGCCGCCGCGCATGTCCTCTGGGAGGCCGGGCAGCTCTGGCCTGATGCGCCGGCCCAGTTTCAGACGGCCAGCGGCCTGTTGTCCGCCCGCCGCGATGCCGATGCCATCGCCCTGGACTTCCCCGCTGAGCCGGTCCAGCCGCTTGATCCGCCGGACGGGCTGCTGGAGGCGCTCGGCGTCGAGGCGCGGGCACTCGCCCGGGGAACGTTCGATCTGCTGGTAGAAGTCGAGTCGGAGGCAGCCGTCAGGGCGATCCAGCCTGACTTCAGCCGCCTCAGGCAGATCGATGCGCGGGGCATCATCGTCACAGCGGCAGCAGACGGCCAGCAGACCCTGAGCCAGCCCACCATGGGCCATGCGCCGAATGGCCAGCCTGTTGATTTCGTCTCGCGGTTCTTCGCGCCGCGCGTCGGCATCGACGAGGATGCCGTGACTGGCTCGGCGCACTGCCTGCTCGGGCCGTACTGGCAAAGAAAGCTTGGCCGGGACGCGCTGGTCGGCTATCAGGCCTCAGCGCGCGGCGGCACCGTCCGGGTCCAGGTCAACGGCCCCCGCGTGACCCTCTGTGGCCGCGCCATCACCGTCATGAGCGGCTCCCTGGTCCCACCCCCAGCAGACTGA
- a CDS encoding Uma2 family endonuclease — protein sequence MRGTPRHGPTWRLPVAVTRPLTLDEFLLRPEEQPALEYERGAITQKMSPKMRHGALQMALCLRFESSGMPEQHARAFPETRVTWPAEGVSYVPDVIAYRLERVPTDSYGDLPDDVLVPPDVAVETPSPGQGFDAQRERCWWYVKHGVRVSLLVHADRRVVWVFRPGAETGPLTDRAVVDLSDVLDGCSFVVSELFEALRARPL from the coding sequence GTGCGCGGCACACCGAGGCATGGCCCGACGTGGAGGCTTCCGGTGGCAGTAACCAGACCGCTGACCCTCGACGAGTTCCTGCTCCGGCCGGAAGAGCAACCGGCGCTGGAGTATGAGCGAGGGGCGATCACACAGAAGATGTCGCCGAAGATGCGCCATGGCGCCCTACAGATGGCGTTGTGCCTGCGGTTCGAATCGTCGGGCATGCCTGAACAGCATGCACGGGCGTTTCCCGAGACACGCGTCACCTGGCCGGCCGAGGGTGTGTCGTACGTGCCTGATGTCATTGCCTATCGTCTGGAACGCGTGCCGACCGATTCGTACGGCGATCTGCCTGACGACGTTCTCGTGCCGCCCGATGTTGCCGTCGAGACCCCCTCGCCAGGACAGGGGTTCGACGCTCAACGGGAACGATGCTGGTGGTATGTCAAGCACGGGGTGCGCGTGTCGTTGCTGGTACACGCCGACCGCCGGGTGGTCTGGGTGTTTCGCCCAGGGGCGGAGACCGGGCCGCTCACGGATCGCGCGGTCGTGGATCTCTCGGACGTACTCGACGGCTGCTCGTTCGTCGTTTCCGAGTTGTTCGAGGCGCTCCGCGCCCGTCCTTTGTGA
- a CDS encoding Uma2 family endonuclease — MAVTRPLTLDEFLLRPEEQPALEYERGVVTQKMSPMAKHGTLEGELYFRFRMHQYPRVAVKSMTETRVTWLTEGISYVPDVIAYRVERVPSGVDREILDRLVVPPDVAVEIPSPGQTLDSQVERCRWYVQHGVKAALLVHPGRKAVWVFRAGAETGPLTGDAVVDLGDVFDGFSFVVAELFVSLLV; from the coding sequence GTGGCAGTAACCAGACCGCTGACCCTCGACGAGTTCCTGCTCCGGCCGGAAGAGCAACCGGCGCTGGAGTACGAGCGGGGGGTGGTGACGCAGAAGATGTCGCCGATGGCGAAGCATGGAACCCTTGAGGGCGAGCTGTACTTCCGCTTTCGCATGCATCAGTATCCGCGCGTCGCCGTCAAGTCTATGACGGAGACGCGCGTGACCTGGCTGACCGAAGGCATCTCCTACGTCCCTGATGTGATTGCGTACCGTGTGGAGCGGGTGCCGTCTGGTGTGGATCGCGAAATCCTGGATCGGCTTGTCGTACCGCCCGATGTGGCGGTCGAGATCCCGTCGCCCGGGCAGACGCTGGATTCGCAGGTGGAGCGCTGCCGCTGGTACGTGCAGCATGGGGTGAAGGCGGCGTTGCTCGTTCACCCGGGGCGTAAGGCGGTCTGGGTGTTCCGTGCGGGCGCGGAGACCGGTCCCCTCACCGGCGACGCGGTGGTTGACCTTGGGGACGTGTTCGATGGGTTCTCGTTTGTCGTGGCAGAGCTCTTCGTGTCACTCCTGGTCTGA